Genomic window (Rhododendron vialii isolate Sample 1 chromosome 4a, ASM3025357v1):
CTACAAGAGAGCCGCCGGTCTCGATGAAAAATACGATAGTAAAATGATTGCTGAAATCTTGACTCGAGTGCAGGCGTTTCAAGTCATTATTCTCCAAGACATTGTTCACGTCTTCCACCGCGACCCACGACCCCTCCGCCGAGCACGGAATCCCCTGCGACACTACTACCCTCCTCTGGCCCGCCCTCCTCCGCCCCACCTAGCTCAATCCCGCCCGTGCTCCCAGAGTTCCCTATTGAAGACATGTTTTGatcatcttctttttctgtCTATTTGGTTCTTCGTTCAAACTCGTTACGGTAGTTTTACACTTATAAATTCCGTTAATTTTATGCAGAATTTTATGAGTTTACTGTCTACAGTTGTCTTTGGCTTTgttttttgtggtgtttgttTCATGAGTTTTATTTCGTTATCCGTCTCATGAAAGGTATCAATTTGAATCATTTGATCATATATTAATATCAATTAGCAATAAACTTGTGCTATGCACGGGAATTAGACCAAAAATATATACTTGCGtgctaattttcaaaattcaaatggtAACTTAAAAATAACGCCTATGAAAGAGGTGTACTTATTGAGGACCTACACTAATTGGGTCTACAAAACGAGTGAGACGAAATACTGCACCTCATTgatactagttttttttttttaaatcgatCGGATATTacgagtgagggagagagagagagattatgaGGGAGTgatgagaagagagaggagggtTTTCACACAGAAACCGGATTTGATCGTGAACAATGCCGAAACAACTGATATTTTCAAGTACCAATCCCAAAACTTCATCCTTTTTaccactttttcttgattatttTTCTCAATGCGAAAATCGTAGGAAAAATAAGTGAAGttaagagagaaattagggCAAGTTTGTCTAAGCAATTAACGATCAAATGAGTCCAATTTGATACAGATAGCTAGcattccattcttttttttttttttttgctcacgCTTTTGGTCCAAAATTAATGAAGGCTATTTGCTTCAGTAATGGGATTATGCTCCGGCAATAGTCATTTAGCCATGCTACGAGGATTCAAACTTTAGTCTTGTCCAATCAAGTCCAAATTTCCACCGCTGAACCAACCCCTCTGAACTGTACCCTAACAATAGCGTTGGCCTAACGGTCTGATTGGTACTAGGGGCAAGAAAGAGTGTGGAGGAGAAAATTTTCTCCAATAAGTATATAACTgcacacaaatacacaaacaCTTACCCACACTCACTCACAATAGGAAGGGAATCTGCGAACCGATGGTATCATTTTCCTCCTGGGTAATGTCTTATTccacacaccaaaaaaacacataaaacaGCTCATTTTGGCTGAATAAAGCAAACTCCAAGCAAccagaagaagagaaaaggaaaacaaacgGAATAAATCAAAGGAATATATACACTgaagtaattttcttttttgagaagAAGATCACTGCAATTGTCATTATAAAGAAGATCCAAGAGGATCAAATTACAAGAGGTAAAGGACCAATAAGACACGGGGAAAAAAGAACCCGAAAGAAACACTAAAGAACTCCGTAATACAACCCCAGTTAAAAACAACTGAAGCACACTCAACAATGACAAGACTTGCCTAGCTACACGCCGGTGAACAAGTAGGATAAGCAAACAAAATTTGAGCACTAAAGATTAAAGAATATGCACCGAGAAAGCAAgacagaaagggaaaaaagcaAATCTTATTTGCGTTTAGTCACAGGCAGATAACGATCACTGTTTTGTTTCAACCATATCGTTGAACGGGTTTTCTCGATGCAGTCTGCGAAGAGACGGTGTCTGCCATCAAAGACATAAAAATTTGTTACAAATCATGTATAAATCCAAATACAATTTGTTCGGATACATGCATTAGCATGCAAAAGGTTGCAATTCATTTGTAAGAATGACATGCATTTCCCCATTCTGATTgaagaaattcaaattttccGAGATAGATTAATTAATTTTCCAAGATAGATTAATTTTCCAAAAGTACAAACTAACCTTTCGTACTCTAGCTTCTGGGTAACCATTCCATTAAGTAGCAGCTCGGAACTGTAAACTGCAGCCCCTGAAAATAAAAGAAGGTTCAAAATTCCAAATCAGACGATCATTATTAATCGACTAAGGCTGGAAAAGCATATATTATAATTAACCTTTCTCAAGAAAAGGCACACAGATAGCATAATCTTCCTCGCACGATAAAACCAAGAACTCCTCCGGAATTTCACTATCCTTGAATGCTGATCTGCCAATTCTTTCCACCACCTGCGCAGTCTTACCCTTCAGCATTAACAAAGGGAATTCAAAATTAACCATATTCTAGACATTAATGCACATAGCTCTCAAGAAAAGAACAGAAGCCCTACCAACCTGGCCATGAACTGCCTTAACCAAGCTCGCCAGTAGTTCTTTACAAGGTTTTGTATTTGGAGTGATCAGAACTTTTTGCCCCtggataaaagaaaatttgtgtaAAGGAACGAAACAGTAGCTGCATTTGATTAATCAAGAATCGTGAGATCACCTGTAAAAGTGGACGTTGGCATGCACGTGCCAATGAAACTGGCAAGCTAAAGCCAaactccttttcctttttggcATCTCTCAATATGTAAGTTCTCTCGTCAATGAAACAACCAGCTTGTCCACAGCTCTCAAGCCATAAATGTGTCACCACTGGTTTGCCAAAGGCAATAGCTTCCAACATATTCCTCGTTCTCACAAACTCATCTGTTATGAAGTGTGTGGCTTCTGAAATAGAGGATGCTACTGAAGCTCCTAGCCGAGCCAAAATCTGTGACGAGAACAATAATAAGGCACGTTATGAAGTTGGCTGGGGTGCCAATGTTTCCCGACTCAAAAAGGTTATTAAggtctttatttttgtttagggTGTCACTATAAACTCcatttcattctctttttctcaCTTAACGTTAAGGGGTGGTCAAGCGACCAACCTCGCATATGTGCAGAGCCGCCAATGGGCACACATAAGTATGAACCTGCTAAGGAAAGAGCAGAAGATACCACAAATGAGTACCTTCTTCTGCTGCTTGATCATATCCCCATTCAAGTGGTGACTGAACAAGACTCGAACATTAGCCATCTCTCGCCTCCTCCTAGAATCTCTGGTTGTAGAAGTAGCCTCTGGACTGTTGGAAATTAAGCTCTTGATTTCCCTCATAAGGAATGATCTTGACAAATTCTTTCTGCATGACTGTTTAAGACACTCATCACCCACACAGATAAGCGATGCAGCGCTTACAGGAGTGGTACAATTAGCAGATACTGAACCAGAGGGCTTGCATTTATCCCCTGGTGACACTTGTAATTTGGCGTTTCCTCCACCTGAAATGGTATCTGCATCCCTCTGCCTGTCAGAAGGCTTGGATGTCAAAGCCCCAACCATGTCTTTAGGGGCCAAATTTCCGTCTGTAGAGTTACATTCAAGAGCCGCAAACCCTGAAACACCTTTATCCACAGCAGGCGAAACTGGACCATCATTCGTAGATTCTcggtttttcctttttaaacCATTGGTTTTCGATCTGTTTGATTTTCCAGGAGATTGTCCATTAGTTTTCTGCCCAACAATTTGATTGACTGATCCATGTGGGTTGGTACTTCCATTTAACTGGCCTGAAAACTTTCTAAGAGTTCTTCTAAATTCACCAATTCTGACAGCAGCAATTGTATCTCTCACCTTCTGACATGATTTCTCCTGCTCAttcacattttcattttcattttctccaGATTGCTTGGGATTAAGGATGCTGGCTTTTCCAGAATTATATGGTGCAATTCCAGCCCTTAACGGGTTTGTCACACTTCGCTGCCTAGTTCGACAAGCTATGGGTGTAAAAAAACCAGTTTGCCCTTGCAAATGGCATTTCTTGACTGAACTTGATCTCGTCCGTCGCACATGCGTCGCAGACCATGCTCTATCCCCTTTTTCTCCTCTGGAAGAACCGTTATTAAGATTGTTGCTACCATCATGAGAGTCTTCGTTGTCACAGTTAGCCACATCCAAACCAAAGCACAACGCTTCCATGGATTCAGCAGCCATTTGAGTATCAAAACCTACATTAAGCATCTCCGGCATATCCTTGTCAGTAACAATAGCTTCTGTTCCATCTGGGGCGCCAGTCTTTAACTGTTCATCCAACTCCTCAGTCACGTTCTTTTTAGGTTTTGTATCTATTATATTTTCTGTCTTGTCTTTCCTTTTTGAGTTTTGCGACACTATCCCTTTGTCCCTGGTTTCATCAACAGCCCCACATCCTTTGGAGTAATTCTTGACCTTCTGATGTTTGGTACAAGATCTCTTCCTCCGACCACCTCCATCATCAAAGAACGCTTCCTTCTTTTTGGTGAAAAACTCACCCCCTCCCTCATCTTCAAGGCTGTCATTCCAATCAAAAGTCCCTCTTTCTCCAGCTGTACTGATGAAACTAGTTCTTTTCGCCAAACTTTGAATCCCTTTCGTACTTGAGACGGGCTTTGATTTCTCCCCAGTAGACCTTCCAATGTCACCTTCTTGATCAACATCCATGACGTTAAATTTCAGAAACCTGTCCACAAAGTTGAGTGCATTGTCTTGCGACAACTCTCCAGGTTCTTGAGAGTCAACATAGCTTAACCCCGCCACTTCATCGCCACAAGCAGGTAAATGAGGCAAATCAGCATTATTTGTGCAGTTGTCAGGTCCTTCAAGTGTATCATTCATAAAAAGCCTCCTCACTATTGAACTACCAACCCCGTACTTGTTTTCATTCCCTGATCCCTTAATCTGCTCATTGCACTTGCCCGAAAAATCCTCCAGATCTACTTCCACTCCAAGTGCCGATGAATTTTTAATAACAGCTATCTCCTTAAAGTCAGAAGTATATTGCTTCAAAGACTGTGTGTCACTCTTTATTAGAGAGGACTCATCGCTGGTTCCCTTAAGAGCCATGATACGAGCTGCTGAAGAACAGGCCCTCCAAGATGCTGCATGAACTGAAGTGGAAGTCTTCTGCTTGAATCCTGATTCAACAAGCAGTAATTTCAATTCCGTACTTAATATGACAGTTCACCCAATGTGCgctatattttcaattttcttgacCTTGACAACTCAAAAGCTTCTGAAAGGGTGCAAAAAAAGATGGCATTCTACATGCTAATAACACTCTGGTGATAGCACTGGGAATTACATTACAATACAATGATTCAGGACAAATCTTTTAAGAGTTATATCCTCTATCAAAATCGTTAGATATTTAAGCAAATACATGAACAGAACATGAACGGAAGGTATACAATATGTGGATTCTCTGTTAATAAGACAAAATACTAAATATCATGATCGTAACTAAGGCTGCAATAACATGAACCCGAATTTCCAATAAGGTCCACGAGCGGATGGCTTTTGCTGCTTCAAAACGTTACATTAAATTTAGGTTTGCGAAGACAAAAAGAAGGCAGTGTGCATTTTGATACAATATTAATCCCCGCCATCTTCCTCAAACGAATTGGAGGAATGCCAACATGGTAAAACTATTTCATTCTAGGAAGTATAAAAGCAGGTGGCTTCATCTGACACATGAATTGACGTTTGAAATGAGATCTTTATGTGAAAGCTATGAGACAGTTGTGTCAATTTCACTAACAAGGTATGAAAACTGATAAACATAACTATTTTGTACAAACAGTGATCATCATCCACTTGGCATGAGATGCCCATTTACGCAAGTTGGGTAGAGTAGGTTTTGTGAATCAATTGGACAAATGAGATGCAGATTAAACTGATGAAAACGAAAAATATGGTACCACGCTCTAATTCTTAGGTTTCTTTGTCAAATGGGCTCTAAAATGGATTCATATTTATCGCTACAATCGATAACTAGGATCAGATAAAGGGCTTCGTGGATTGCCCCATTTTCACCTATTTTCTGCAACTGCTCCACAGCATCCACTCATAAGTCTACTAATCATAAAAATTGCATACACAGTTAGTGAATCAAACTCATAACACAACATTTCTAAGCATGCCCCAAGTCTGAGTACTAACATCTCAACCAATTAGTAAGGGAAGTGGAATGCACACAGAAGGTACAGGATTAAattcattttgaacaaaaaaaaatacctttttcatttttgaacagaaaaaagatattttatttatctttggaCAAAgtatacaaagattaaaaaaggGAAATTAAAAGGGCAAGAGAAAGACGACATCACAATGAgggcattttgaaccaaaaaaaccTAGTAGTTAAGCAGGTGAAAATGAATACATGACGCAAATATTATCCCAATCCGCACTCCATTTTTCCCTGATAAACAGTGCATAACTTGCATCACCGGAATAAGCAAGTGAAATatagcactccatttttttcagAATCAGTGACCAAAATGAGCCTCCTATCCACAAATTACTGACCTGAACTCTGCAGTTCAATGTCCAAACCATCTAACTTTGCTTTAAATCCCCTCTCATCCTCTTTGAAAGCAGAGGAATAGAGCTTACTCTCCTGATGCACTGCACAAATACCCACTCTTTTTGCTGAATCATCATCAGAGAACTCCACAGAATCATCTAAAACTTCTGTCGCATCTGATCCTTCACCATCAGTAACAACAACTTCATAATAGCAATTGCCCAACAACTGGGCACCCATGTTTGCAGCACCATCAGGATCATCCAATACTTGAGTTTCACCAGCAATATCTATAGCCTGGGTCTCAAATGCTGCAACATCAGGATCATCCAATACTTGAGTTTCACCGGCAAGATTTATAGCCTGGGTCTCAAATGCGTCTTCGAGTGGAATGGTATCAACCATTGGCAATGTACACTGCTGAAACTGTAACTCATAGAAGGCCTTGTCTTTGAGTTTTTCACCTATTGCAATAAATGGATAAATATGTGTTTAACATTTTAACCTTGTATTTGTCAAATTTGTACATCTGAGTTACTTGAAATTTTAGACTGATCAGTGTTCACTCCTAGGTTACCACGGGTGCCAAATCTATgtagatgatgtactgagacaTCATAAGAGATTAGCCAACTGATTGTTCATTAGAAACACAATTTCTCTGCCCCAAccaatttttctctttattccAATTAGTTAAACAAGTGCATGGGTTTGTGGGCCATCATAAAGCCCAATGTTAACCATTACCATACAAAATATTTAGTGTTTGCACTAACCATCTTTCCATAGCGTGATAATAGCCAGGAAGCAAGATATCACCACAAACAGTAAAATAACATGCATCGAGTAAGCCCACTCATGATAGTTCTTTCTCTAATGCGAAATAGAAAGTTGTCTCTCTTCCACCATTCATTCAACTGAGTTATCATTTTCACCCATTATTGAAGGAAAATAGCCTAAAGCTATCTCCAGCCTTTCCTAAAATCTCGACTCAAATTAAGTGAGACTCTTTAATTCAAACTCATGACCAAACTACTCAATTTTTAACTCCAATCAAGCACGACTCTTTGTTTTGCTCAAAATACTTTATGCTTAAATCTGATTATACCCCATTGAAGTGCTTCATACCAAAGGAAATTCTACTCAAATCAACAGTTTGAGTAAAGGGCAGaacctaagagcatctcccGCCCTGAACTCAAATATCCACTCTAAGTCAAGTTCCAAATCCTTTGAAACTTCCTCCAATCCTAGATTCCAAACCTACATTTAGACAGTTTTACTCAAATCCTTCTCAAATTTCACGGTCCTTTCGTGTCTTCCAAGTTTATAACCATGCCGTTAATGAAGCCTTTACTCAGATTTATGCCCAGCATTGAGTTGGTCTATTGGAGTGCCTCACATCAAAATGAAGATTTAATCAAGTTTTACTCCCATGAAGCAAAAGTTAGAATAGTGGCAGGAGATGTAAAGACTGCTAGCATCTCCAGAACTTACCCTTTTTTCAACTCAATGCCAAAATTCTGACTAAAAACCGTAAAACTCCCTCTACTCATAGCATCTCCGGTCCTTGCtcaaaatatttaaaaacttcATCTGGTATGAACCACTACAACGGACGAACCCAAATCTGAACACAAATTTGAGGGAAAAGCTTCATTAATTGAATAGTCGTGAATTGTGAAGAGAAAACAagccttcaaaattttgattaaaaattttaagtctcccttgatttggttaaaatttgagtaaaacacAATCTACTATGAGTTTGAGCGAAGGACCGGAGTGAGTTTACTGAGCGTTtccaaattatcaaaaaaaaatcgaattttTCTTGATAAAGTTCATTTTTGAAGTTCTAGTTTCGGGGACCGGGACGACGTCAGTATCGAATTTAGTTATCCACAAAGTTTTACTCAGTCtattcctctctctcaaacttACAACTAAGTCAGTATTCAGTAATTTAAACTTCTACTCTAATTTATGAAGCTTTTCCTCGAATTCAAGTGAAAGTACGAGTAAGGAATGAAGATATGGTCTAATGGTAATTTACCAAGCAGTGAAGGCGGAGGAGACTGACTGTCAAATTGTTGGGTTCTATTTTCGCAACAATCCCTACTCGAATTCAGCTTCGCCGCTTGTATCTCATCATCAATTGAACCCATTTCTACTTCATCCGaaaattgtgcaaaaaaaaaaat
Coding sequences:
- the LOC131322759 gene encoding uncharacterized protein LOC131322759 isoform X4, giving the protein MGSIDDEIQAAKLNSSRDCCENRTQQFDSQSPPPSLLGEKLKDKAFYELQFQQCTLPMVDTIPLEDAFETQAINLAGETQVLDDPDVAAFETQAIDIAGETQVLDDPDGAANMGAQLLGNCYYEVVVTDGEGSDATEVLDDSVEFSDDDSAKRVGICAVHQESKLYSSAFKEDERGFKAKLDGLDIELQSSGFKQKTSTSVHAASWRACSSAARIMALKGTSDESSLIKSDTQSLKQYTSDFKEIAVIKNSSALGVEVDLEDFSGKCNEQIKGSGNENKYGVGSSIVRRLFMNDTLEGPDNCTNNADLPHLPACGDEVAGLSYVDSQEPGELSQDNALNFVDRFLKFNVMDVDQEGDIGRSTGEKSKPVSSTKGIQSLAKRTSFISTAGERGTFDWNDSLEDEGGGEFFTKKKEAFFDDGGGRRKRSCTKHQKVKNYSKGCGAVDETRDKGIVSQNSKRKDKTENIIDTKPKKNVTEELDEQLKTGAPDGTEAIVTDKDMPEMLNVGFDTQMAAESMEALCFGLDVANCDNEDSHDGSNNLNNGSSRGEKGDRAWSATHVRRTRSSSVKKCHLQGQTGFFTPIACRTRQRSVTNPLRAGIAPYNSGKASILNPKQSGENENENVNEQEKSCQKVRDTIAAVRIGEFRRTLRKFSGQLNGSTNPHGSVNQIVGQKTNGQSPGKSNRSKTNGLKRKNRESTNDGPVSPAVDKGVSGFAALECNSTDGNLAPKDMVGALTSKPSDRQRDADTISGGGNAKLQVSPGDKCKPSGSVSANCTTPVSAASLICVGDECLKQSCRKNLSRSFLMREIKSLISNSPEATSTTRDSRRRREMANVRVLFSHHLNGDMIKQQKKVLICGIFCSFLSRFILMCAHWRLCTYARFWLG
- the LOC131322759 gene encoding uncharacterized protein LOC131322759 isoform X1, whose translation is MGSIDDEIQAAKLNSSRDCCENRTQQFDSQSPPPSLLGEKLKDKAFYELQFQQCTLPMVDTIPLEDAFETQAINLAGETQVLDDPDVAAFETQAIDIAGETQVLDDPDGAANMGAQLLGNCYYEVVVTDGEGSDATEVLDDSVEFSDDDSAKRVGICAVHQESKLYSSAFKEDERGFKAKLDGLDIELQSSGFKQKTSTSVHAASWRACSSAARIMALKGTSDESSLIKSDTQSLKQYTSDFKEIAVIKNSSALGVEVDLEDFSGKCNEQIKGSGNENKYGVGSSIVRRLFMNDTLEGPDNCTNNADLPHLPACGDEVAGLSYVDSQEPGELSQDNALNFVDRFLKFNVMDVDQEGDIGRSTGEKSKPVSSTKGIQSLAKRTSFISTAGERGTFDWNDSLEDEGGGEFFTKKKEAFFDDGGGRRKRSCTKHQKVKNYSKGCGAVDETRDKGIVSQNSKRKDKTENIIDTKPKKNVTEELDEQLKTGAPDGTEAIVTDKDMPEMLNVGFDTQMAAESMEALCFGLDVANCDNEDSHDGSNNLNNGSSRGEKGDRAWSATHVRRTRSSSVKKCHLQGQTGFFTPIACRTRQRSVTNPLRAGIAPYNSGKASILNPKQSGENENENVNEQEKSCQKVRDTIAAVRIGEFRRTLRKFSGQLNGSTNPHGSVNQIVGQKTNGQSPGKSNRSKTNGLKRKNRESTNDGPVSPAVDKGVSGFAALECNSTDGNLAPKDMVGALTSKPSDRQRDADTISGGGNAKLQVSPGDKCKPSGSVSANCTTPVSAASLICVGDECLKQSCRKNLSRSFLMREIKSLISNSPEATSTTRDSRRRREMANVRVLFSHHLNGDMIKQQKKILARLGASVASSISEATHFITDEFVRTRNMLEAIAFGKPVVTHLWLESCGQAGCFIDERTYILRDAKKEKEFGFSLPVSLARACQRPLLQGQKVLITPNTKPCKELLASLVKAVHGQVVERIGRSAFKDSEIPEEFLVLSCEEDYAICVPFLEKGAAVYSSELLLNGMVTQKLEYERHRLFADCIEKTRSTIWLKQNSDRYLPVTKRK
- the LOC131322759 gene encoding uncharacterized protein LOC131322759 isoform X2, whose translation is MVDTIPLEDAFETQAINLAGETQVLDDPDVAAFETQAIDIAGETQVLDDPDGAANMGAQLLGNCYYEVVVTDGEGSDATEVLDDSVEFSDDDSAKRVGICAVHQESKLYSSAFKEDERGFKAKLDGLDIELQSSGFKQKTSTSVHAASWRACSSAARIMALKGTSDESSLIKSDTQSLKQYTSDFKEIAVIKNSSALGVEVDLEDFSGKCNEQIKGSGNENKYGVGSSIVRRLFMNDTLEGPDNCTNNADLPHLPACGDEVAGLSYVDSQEPGELSQDNALNFVDRFLKFNVMDVDQEGDIGRSTGEKSKPVSSTKGIQSLAKRTSFISTAGERGTFDWNDSLEDEGGGEFFTKKKEAFFDDGGGRRKRSCTKHQKVKNYSKGCGAVDETRDKGIVSQNSKRKDKTENIIDTKPKKNVTEELDEQLKTGAPDGTEAIVTDKDMPEMLNVGFDTQMAAESMEALCFGLDVANCDNEDSHDGSNNLNNGSSRGEKGDRAWSATHVRRTRSSSVKKCHLQGQTGFFTPIACRTRQRSVTNPLRAGIAPYNSGKASILNPKQSGENENENVNEQEKSCQKVRDTIAAVRIGEFRRTLRKFSGQLNGSTNPHGSVNQIVGQKTNGQSPGKSNRSKTNGLKRKNRESTNDGPVSPAVDKGVSGFAALECNSTDGNLAPKDMVGALTSKPSDRQRDADTISGGGNAKLQVSPGDKCKPSGSVSANCTTPVSAASLICVGDECLKQSCRKNLSRSFLMREIKSLISNSPEATSTTRDSRRRREMANVRVLFSHHLNGDMIKQQKKILARLGASVASSISEATHFITDEFVRTRNMLEAIAFGKPVVTHLWLESCGQAGCFIDERTYILRDAKKEKEFGFSLPVSLARACQRPLLQGQKVLITPNTKPCKELLASLVKAVHGQVVERIGRSAFKDSEIPEEFLVLSCEEDYAICVPFLEKGAAVYSSELLLNGMVTQKLEYERHRLFADCIEKTRSTIWLKQNSDRYLPVTKRK
- the LOC131322759 gene encoding uncharacterized protein LOC131322759 isoform X3 gives rise to the protein MGSIDDEIQAAKLNSSRDCCENRTQQFDSQSPPPSLLGFKQKTSTSVHAASWRACSSAARIMALKGTSDESSLIKSDTQSLKQYTSDFKEIAVIKNSSALGVEVDLEDFSGKCNEQIKGSGNENKYGVGSSIVRRLFMNDTLEGPDNCTNNADLPHLPACGDEVAGLSYVDSQEPGELSQDNALNFVDRFLKFNVMDVDQEGDIGRSTGEKSKPVSSTKGIQSLAKRTSFISTAGERGTFDWNDSLEDEGGGEFFTKKKEAFFDDGGGRRKRSCTKHQKVKNYSKGCGAVDETRDKGIVSQNSKRKDKTENIIDTKPKKNVTEELDEQLKTGAPDGTEAIVTDKDMPEMLNVGFDTQMAAESMEALCFGLDVANCDNEDSHDGSNNLNNGSSRGEKGDRAWSATHVRRTRSSSVKKCHLQGQTGFFTPIACRTRQRSVTNPLRAGIAPYNSGKASILNPKQSGENENENVNEQEKSCQKVRDTIAAVRIGEFRRTLRKFSGQLNGSTNPHGSVNQIVGQKTNGQSPGKSNRSKTNGLKRKNRESTNDGPVSPAVDKGVSGFAALECNSTDGNLAPKDMVGALTSKPSDRQRDADTISGGGNAKLQVSPGDKCKPSGSVSANCTTPVSAASLICVGDECLKQSCRKNLSRSFLMREIKSLISNSPEATSTTRDSRRRREMANVRVLFSHHLNGDMIKQQKKILARLGASVASSISEATHFITDEFVRTRNMLEAIAFGKPVVTHLWLESCGQAGCFIDERTYILRDAKKEKEFGFSLPVSLARACQRPLLQGQKVLITPNTKPCKELLASLVKAVHGQVVERIGRSAFKDSEIPEEFLVLSCEEDYAICVPFLEKGAAVYSSELLLNGMVTQKLEYERHRLFADCIEKTRSTIWLKQNSDRYLPVTKRK